From a single Oxalobacter vibrioformis genomic region:
- the dnaB gene encoding replicative DNA helicase, with amino-acid sequence MRAIEAEQAILGSLLLSNAALLRIPELKVSHFSDGGHRSIFTEICRQIHAGKAADIITVYHVLNDSGLDFGGLPYLNQLSQNTPSAVNIRYYADIVIDSALRQSLVDTTVELAAMVSDNPKVPAPQLLENAMAAISRLAETQLEQEPLLARQALQNHVNTFEDRFEKKSSAIPTGFEYIDRMLNGGVNRGDLLIVGARPSMGKTAWALNVATAMAVEYTGLFLSQEMTSGQLLDRLGAALGSIDLGAIIRGDMSNDAWTRYTAACSRIEALKLHIDDQGSLTIISVKNKARKIKRSYGLDFIVLDYLQLMAGDAAKRTRNEQIEAISRELKGLAKELNIAVIALSQLNREVERRPGRRPTMADLRDSGAIEQDADVIVFIHREEVGNPETHLIGWADFIFAKNRQGQTGDVALHYEGRYTRFETAQGYRPQPARTQPKRGLAEHL; translated from the coding sequence ATGAGAGCCATAGAAGCCGAACAGGCCATCCTGGGCAGCCTGCTCTTGAGCAACGCAGCACTGCTACGGATCCCTGAACTTAAGGTTAGCCACTTCAGCGATGGCGGTCACAGAAGCATCTTCACCGAGATATGCCGGCAGATCCACGCTGGAAAAGCGGCCGATATCATCACCGTCTACCATGTCCTGAATGATTCCGGGCTTGATTTCGGTGGCCTTCCATATCTCAACCAGTTGTCACAGAACACCCCCTCAGCGGTCAACATCCGGTACTACGCTGACATCGTGATCGACAGTGCCCTTCGACAGTCACTCGTTGATACAACAGTTGAGCTGGCCGCCATGGTTTCCGATAACCCGAAGGTACCGGCACCCCAACTGCTGGAAAATGCCATGGCGGCCATATCCCGGCTGGCAGAGACGCAATTGGAGCAGGAACCCTTGCTTGCCAGGCAAGCCCTTCAGAACCACGTCAATACCTTTGAAGATCGCTTCGAGAAAAAAAGCTCCGCCATTCCCACCGGCTTTGAATATATCGACCGCATGCTGAATGGCGGCGTTAACCGCGGAGACTTGCTCATCGTCGGTGCCCGGCCATCCATGGGTAAGACTGCCTGGGCATTGAATGTCGCAACGGCCATGGCAGTTGAATACACCGGCTTGTTCCTCTCACAGGAAATGACATCTGGACAACTGCTCGACCGCCTGGGCGCAGCGCTCGGCAGCATTGATCTTGGCGCCATCATCAGGGGTGACATGAGCAATGATGCCTGGACACGATACACAGCCGCCTGTAGCCGCATAGAAGCCCTGAAACTGCATATCGATGATCAGGGCAGCCTGACTATTATCAGCGTCAAGAACAAGGCCAGAAAGATCAAACGTAGCTATGGGCTGGATTTCATCGTCTTGGACTACCTGCAACTGATGGCCGGTGATGCAGCAAAGCGGACCCGTAACGAGCAGATAGAAGCCATATCCCGGGAACTCAAGGGACTGGCGAAAGAACTCAACATTGCGGTCATCGCATTATCGCAGCTGAACCGGGAAGTGGAACGACGGCCCGGCCGAAGGCCGACCATGGCCGATCTGAGAGATTCCGGTGCCATTGAGCAGGATGCAGATGTGATTGTCTTCATTCACAGGGAAGAGGTCGGGAATCCGGAAACACACCTGATTGGCTGGGCGGACTTCATCTTTGCGAAGAACCGGCAGGGACAGACGGGGGATGTCGCCCTTCACTACGAGGGTCGCTATACCCGCTTTGAGACGGCGCAGGGGTACAGGCCTCAGCCTGCAAGGACGCAGCCAAAGCGTGGGCTGGCTGAGCATTTGTGA
- a CDS encoding helix-turn-helix transcriptional regulator, which translates to MTATAQKPKRILKLPTVVERTGYSRAHIYTLEAQGLFPKKIKLGARSIGFLESDIDDWIDSRIAASRQEAA; encoded by the coding sequence ATGACTGCTACTGCACAGAAACCAAAACGCATTTTGAAACTGCCAACCGTTGTAGAACGGACGGGGTACTCAAGAGCGCATATCTATACCCTTGAGGCTCAAGGCCTCTTCCCAAAGAAAATAAAACTTGGAGCTAGGTCAATCGGATTTTTGGAATCTGATATCGACGATTGGATTGATTCCCGCATAGCAGCCAGCCGCCAAGAAGCGGCATGA
- a CDS encoding nucleoside 2-deoxyribosyltransferase, with amino-acid sequence MTKEDMVLILGEVVVDFTLPKRGEDGKLRLGGIVHAARGLWAAEQEYSVAAFCPQYLLEEAKRYLTEHGCKEFIWLGNIIGAPNVIVIGDQKEVSHQGYEDLLRECKQVVLCEPPPKLDSYSKAVIFPGKFDIGALLKRFSSNAKFSFDVAYDVNDLSVLHPFLGRIQAIITSTSSPLFNEIAKTSLNELLDEVRALSPEVFLLKENRGGSRLFDLTGDNIEEIPAVLGKTVNSVGVGDVYSAVMVSMSKNGWIEAAWRGAQAATVYSQTTYPDDMKRDLLRNFNLSIDELRGLGGTVLPWPDRQQFSIYLAGPDFSYIEKRELDQAVDSLRYHNFKVRRPILENGELERPTSKFDLFSAYDKDYQLLKECDAVFAIPLGRDPGTLVEVGMAIALNKPVITFDPRNENNNTMIVAGSHVYSTCLDECLNGTFNVLAKLRTASTWKKPFS; translated from the coding sequence ATGACAAAAGAAGATATGGTATTGATTCTTGGAGAGGTTGTTGTTGACTTCACGCTTCCCAAGCGCGGAGAAGATGGCAAACTGCGCTTAGGTGGCATCGTTCATGCTGCACGAGGTCTTTGGGCGGCAGAGCAAGAATACTCGGTAGCAGCTTTTTGTCCTCAATATCTTTTAGAAGAAGCGAAACGTTACCTTACCGAACATGGGTGTAAAGAGTTTATTTGGCTAGGGAACATAATAGGCGCGCCAAATGTCATCGTCATTGGTGATCAGAAAGAGGTCTCTCACCAAGGCTATGAAGATTTACTGAGGGAGTGCAAGCAAGTTGTGCTATGCGAGCCACCCCCAAAGCTGGACTCTTACTCGAAAGCAGTTATCTTCCCAGGTAAGTTTGACATTGGCGCATTACTTAAAAGGTTTTCTTCTAATGCAAAATTTTCGTTTGACGTTGCATATGATGTCAACGACCTTAGCGTACTCCATCCTTTTCTGGGGCGTATACAGGCGATCATTACCTCAACATCCTCTCCGCTATTCAATGAAATAGCAAAGACGAGCCTTAACGAGTTACTTGATGAGGTTAGAGCTCTTTCACCAGAAGTTTTCCTGCTGAAAGAGAATCGTGGAGGCAGTAGATTATTTGATCTGACGGGCGACAACATAGAAGAAATTCCTGCGGTTCTTGGCAAGACAGTCAATTCTGTCGGGGTGGGTGATGTCTATTCTGCCGTTATGGTTAGCATGTCCAAAAACGGTTGGATTGAAGCGGCATGGCGTGGTGCTCAAGCTGCGACGGTGTATTCACAAACCACGTATCCTGATGATATGAAAAGGGATTTGCTGCGAAATTTTAATTTGTCAATTGATGAACTGCGAGGACTAGGAGGGACCGTTCTGCCTTGGCCTGACCGTCAGCAATTTTCCATATATCTAGCTGGTCCGGATTTCTCGTATATTGAAAAAAGGGAGCTTGATCAAGCCGTTGATAGCCTCAGGTATCATAACTTCAAAGTACGACGCCCGATTTTAGAAAATGGTGAGCTAGAACGCCCAACAAGTAAGTTTGATCTATTCAGTGCATATGATAAAGACTATCAGCTATTAAAAGAGTGTGATGCTGTTTTTGCAATCCCGCTTGGGCGGGACCCTGGGACTTTGGTTGAAGTTGGTATGGCAATCGCACTAAACAAGCCCGTCATCACTTTTGACCCACGAAACGAGAACAATAACACCATGATCGTCGCTGGAAGCCATGTATATTCTACTTGCCTTGACGAGTGCCTTAATGGCACTTTCAATGTTTTGGCTAAATTGAGAACTGCATCAACATGGAAAAAGCCATTCTCCTAG
- a CDS encoding 7-cyano-7-deazaguanine synthase, which translates to MEKAILLASGGLDSTTVAYQLASDGVDVIPIFFDYGQHCVETEWDRVNEVLPANMRRPERYNISDIFKGSQSRLIREADLWNERVEDDDLYIPYRTMLFFAAAAARAQTIGILNVYTGFINSNHAKEIDCTIAYMNSLDELTLSIGPVRFYSPFRYSSKADVALAATKLGVPIGRTYSCQASGRFPCGACPNCVERLNALKEARLV; encoded by the coding sequence ATGGAAAAAGCCATTCTCCTAGCCTCTGGTGGACTGGACTCAACAACGGTTGCGTATCAACTCGCATCCGATGGTGTCGATGTCATCCCCATTTTTTTTGACTATGGGCAACATTGTGTAGAGACTGAGTGGGATCGTGTTAATGAAGTGTTACCCGCGAATATGCGGCGCCCGGAAAGATATAACATATCAGACATCTTCAAAGGCTCTCAGTCGCGCTTAATACGAGAGGCTGACCTCTGGAACGAGCGCGTTGAGGATGATGACCTATATATCCCTTACAGAACAATGTTGTTCTTCGCGGCGGCAGCGGCTCGCGCACAAACCATCGGGATTTTGAACGTTTACACTGGCTTTATCAACAGTAACCATGCCAAGGAAATTGACTGTACCATTGCATATATGAACAGTCTTGATGAACTTACATTGAGCATTGGCCCGGTTCGTTTCTATTCGCCATTTCGATATTCGTCTAAGGCGGATGTTGCCCTCGCAGCAACCAAACTAGGGGTGCCTATTGGGCGAACCTATTCATGTCAGGCGTCTGGACGGTTTCCTTGCGGCGCATGTCCAAATTGTGTCGAACGCTTAAATGCTTTGAAAGAGGCGAGATTGGTATAG
- a CDS encoding HhH-GDP family DNA glycosylase, which produces MSTIEIVLAARRIADHAKDEGALFGEKVPRATCQHLGAVLADSVLQAGLNYVNVVRPRIQAIFRDFPEINTVSALLKLIHERRTSEFLGWRHHEKVTRFEALVLFLKKNGIEDVQDLRDELTDEQFCFAIQFINGIGPKTVDYMACLVGIDSIAVDRHVRSFAKSAGVLSSDYDFLRKSFCCAADLLQLPRREFDAWLWRRAAFATKHQLALGF; this is translated from the coding sequence GTGTCGACAATTGAAATTGTACTTGCAGCTCGCCGTATTGCTGATCATGCAAAAGATGAGGGTGCACTTTTTGGGGAAAAAGTTCCCAGAGCTACATGCCAGCACTTGGGAGCGGTTCTTGCCGACTCCGTACTCCAAGCCGGGCTTAATTATGTAAATGTCGTGCGACCACGTATACAGGCTATTTTTCGAGATTTTCCAGAAATAAATACGGTTTCTGCTCTGCTTAAATTGATTCACGAACGAAGGACTAGCGAATTTCTAGGTTGGCGACATCATGAAAAAGTAACTCGCTTCGAAGCATTAGTTTTGTTTCTGAAGAAAAACGGCATTGAAGACGTTCAAGATTTGCGAGATGAACTAACAGACGAGCAGTTCTGTTTTGCAATTCAATTTATTAATGGAATCGGCCCTAAGACCGTTGATTACATGGCATGTCTTGTTGGCATTGATTCCATCGCGGTTGATCGGCATGTGCGTTCATTCGCGAAGAGTGCGGGGGTTCTGAGCAGCGACTACGATTTCTTGAGAAAATCGTTCTGCTGCGCCGCGGACCTACTCCAGCTACCAAGACGTGAATTTGATGCATGGCTTTGGAGACGGGCCGCATTTGCAACAAAACATCAGCTTGCCTTAGGTTTTTAG
- a CDS encoding tyrosine-type recombinase/integrase, which produces MTRAAIWMMLYTGMRQASIRRAVWRDFDLDNAVWNRQPEKADKEAHIIPLPKQAIALLEEIRPFTAQGQEDYVFPSVRATYRPMSEAAISQAIERMGFPMVGHGLRGVVSTGLNELGFNPRLVEVQLGHKKTDAIEAAYNDARHYKERQHMMQSWADYLDGLKSGKVVPLRGNAA; this is translated from the coding sequence CTGACACGTGCGGCTATCTGGATGATGCTCTACACCGGCATGAGACAGGCCAGTATCAGGCGCGCCGTATGGAGGGACTTTGACCTGGACAATGCAGTGTGGAACCGGCAGCCGGAAAAGGCCGACAAAGAGGCGCATATCATTCCCCTGCCCAAACAGGCGATTGCCCTTCTGGAAGAGATCCGGCCCTTCACCGCACAGGGGCAGGAGGATTATGTTTTTCCGAGTGTACGCGCCACCTACCGCCCGATGAGCGAAGCTGCAATCAGCCAGGCCATCGAGCGCATGGGTTTTCCTATGGTCGGGCATGGCTTGCGCGGCGTTGTCAGTACTGGCCTGAATGAGTTGGGCTTCAATCCCCGGCTGGTGGAAGTGCAGCTTGGGCACAAGAAGACTGATGCGATTGAGGCTGCCTATAACGATGCCCGGCATTACAAAGAGCGTCAGCATATGATGCAATCATGGGCCGATTATCTTGACGGGTTGAAAAGCGGGAAGGTTGTTCCGCTAAGAGGGAATGCTGCATAA
- a CDS encoding IS5 family transposase (programmed frameshift), with the protein MRPAYRRHDISDQAWALLEPHLPGQPGQWGRIAKDNRTFINAVFWILRTGAPWRDLLPEYGKWGSVHQRFIRWRDKGIWERLLEILIDEPDFEWLLIDASHIKIHPHAAGARGGNQGMGRTKGGFNSKIHLAVDANGMPVRCLVTSGTVADCTQASRLMDGISPRHLVADRGYDSNAILDHAKSRNIIPVIPPKRNRKEKRSYDRQIYQKRHLVENVFLYLKRWRGIATRYAKNLATFAAAVQVRCIALWLNALTILK; encoded by the exons ATGAGACCAGCGTACAGACGCCACGACATATCCGACCAGGCCTGGGCTTTACTTGAGCCCCACCTTCCAGGACAGCCTGGTCAATGGGGCAGGATAGCCAAAGATAACCGCACCTTCATTAATGCTGTATTCTGGATATTACGCACAGGCGCCCCCTGGCGTGATCTTTTGCCGGAGTACGGAAAATGGGGGAGCGTTCACCAGCGCTTCATCCGCTGGCGCGACAAGGGCATATGGGAGCGCCTGCTGGAAATCCTGATAGATGAGCCTGATTTTGAATGGCTTCTGATAGATGCAAGTCACATCAAGATTCACCCGCACGCGGCGGGGGCAAGAGGAGGCAACCAGGGCATGGGGCGCACAAAAGGGGGCT TCAACTCAAAAATACATCTGGCCGTGGATGCGAATGGTATGCCGGTCAGATGTCTTGTCACATCGGGTACCGTTGCAGATTGTACGCAGGCTTCACGGTTAATGGATGGGATATCCCCTCGCCATCTGGTGGCGGATCGGGGTTATGATTCAAACGCCATTCTTGACCATGCAAAATCCCGCAACATCATACCGGTCATACCCCCGAAAAGAAATCGCAAGGAGAAAAGAAGCTACGATCGGCAGATTTATCAGAAGCGTCACCTGGTGGAAAATGTCTTTCTTTATCTCAAACGCTGGCGGGGTATTGCCACAAGATACGCAAAAAATCTCGCGACATTTGCTGCCGCTGTGCAGGTGCGCTGTATCGCCCTTTGGTTGAATGCGTTAACCATACTCAAGTAG
- a CDS encoding tyrosine-type recombinase/integrase has translation MATNKLKPKFCDNAPPGNHFDGEGMYLMVTPAGKKYWRMQCRVNGKRKLLAFGPYPKVSLAQAREERRKVQALVRDGIDPVEQARQQKADRIAADRELVREAGNTFEQIARRLHASKEGKTTEDTRNRMLRQFEIHVFPEIGHKSLPEIEGKELMALFRGVADKTNHGRRMTYMARQLCQWSAEVYDYRHVEDINFTLNPCRVIIKHLPAHDTKHMARIRFHDLGKFINALDSVYMRYKR, from the coding sequence ATGGCAACCAACAAACTGAAGCCCAAGTTCTGCGATAACGCACCCCCAGGCAATCACTTTGACGGTGAGGGCATGTACCTCATGGTGACACCGGCAGGCAAGAAATACTGGCGCATGCAGTGCCGCGTGAACGGCAAGAGAAAACTCCTGGCCTTTGGCCCCTATCCCAAGGTATCACTCGCACAAGCCAGAGAAGAGCGCAGGAAGGTCCAGGCACTGGTCCGGGACGGCATTGACCCCGTAGAGCAGGCAAGGCAGCAGAAAGCCGACAGGATTGCCGCTGACAGGGAACTGGTCAGGGAGGCCGGCAACACCTTTGAGCAAATCGCCCGGCGTCTCCATGCCAGCAAAGAGGGCAAGACTACGGAAGATACCCGCAACCGTATGCTTCGTCAGTTTGAAATACACGTCTTTCCGGAGATAGGCCACAAGAGCCTGCCGGAGATTGAGGGCAAGGAACTGATGGCTCTCTTTCGCGGCGTGGCCGACAAGACCAACCATGGCCGCAGGATGACGTACATGGCAAGACAGCTATGCCAGTGGTCGGCAGAGGTATATGACTACCGCCATGTTGAAGACATCAACTTCACGCTGAACCCCTGCCGAGTCATCATCAAGCACCTGCCGGCACACGACACGAAGCACATGGCCCGGATCAGGTTTCATGACCTTGGCAAGTTCATCAATGCCCTAGATAGTGTCTACATGAGATATAAGAGATAA
- a CDS encoding DsbC family protein → MNFLTTKIKCLALSAGLFSILFCAVNASAQESLIKKRIQERVVQGENITSIKKTPFSGLYEVQVGNKIVYTDSKARYLFIGRIIDIETRQDYTQDRIEEVSKIRFSDLPLEKAIKKVNGKGERVIAVFSDPNCGYCKRLESMLKGVDNLTVYVFPLNILSEKSRTISRNVWCSTNRTAAWNAWMIDGTPPDEASSNCVYSDEEILLLARQYEITGTPVIFFKDGSRITGMPSAEDFTDALSAIR, encoded by the coding sequence ATGAACTTTTTGACGACCAAAATCAAATGCCTGGCGCTTTCAGCCGGCCTTTTCAGCATCCTCTTTTGTGCGGTAAATGCGTCGGCGCAGGAAAGCCTCATCAAGAAGCGCATTCAGGAACGCGTTGTACAGGGAGAAAACATCACCTCCATCAAAAAAACACCTTTCTCCGGCCTGTATGAAGTCCAGGTCGGCAACAAGATCGTCTATACCGACAGCAAGGCTCGCTATCTTTTTATCGGCCGCATCATCGATATCGAAACCCGCCAGGATTATACCCAGGACCGGATAGAGGAAGTCAGCAAGATACGCTTTTCCGATCTGCCGCTTGAAAAAGCCATTAAAAAGGTCAATGGCAAAGGTGAACGGGTTATCGCCGTATTCTCGGACCCGAACTGCGGCTACTGCAAACGCCTGGAAAGCATGTTAAAAGGGGTGGATAATTTGACGGTCTATGTCTTCCCGCTGAATATTCTTTCCGAAAAATCGCGCACCATCTCCAGAAATGTCTGGTGCTCGACCAACCGGACCGCAGCATGGAATGCGTGGATGATCGATGGAACGCCACCGGATGAAGCGTCAAGCAATTGCGTTTATTCCGATGAAGAGATTCTTCTGTTGGCGCGACAATATGAAATAACCGGGACACCGGTTATCTTCTTCAAGGATGGCTCACGGATCACTGGCATGCCATCTGCCGAGGATTTTACTGACGCACTTTCCGCGATCAGATAA
- the metH gene encoding methionine synthase, with amino-acid sequence MISSVEAQLREILSKRILILDGAMGTMIQRYGLTEEDYRGGAGGRFADFSAPPSAGTRELFVKGNNELLSLTQPHIIRAIHEEYLAAGADVIETNTFGATSVAQDDYHMAHLAYEMNVESAKIAREACEKFSTPENPRFAAGSIGPTPKTASISPDVNDPGARNIDFDQLVAAYTEQVRGLVEGGVDLLLVETVFDTLNCKAALFAINTYFEENGGKLPIMISGTVTDASGRILSGQTVTAFWYSVRHAKPLTIGLNCALGAALMRPYVEEISRIADAYTCIYPNAGLPNPMSETGFDELPADTSALLKEFAGSGLVNIVGGCCGTTPDHIQAIAQAVRDFPPRAMPDVPPAMRLSGLEPFVIDDDSLFVNVGERTNVTGSKAFSRLIQNADYAQALTVARQQVENGAQVIDINMDEAMLDSVAEMKRFLNLIASEPDIARIPVMLDSSRWEVIEAGLKCLQGKAIVNSISLKEGEAEFLRQARLCRRYGAAAIIMAFDEQGQADTFERKIDICQRAYHLLVTQVDFPPEDIIFDPNIFAVATGIEDHNNYAVDFIEATRWIRNNLPGAKISGGVSNVSFSLRGNDAAREAIHTVFLYHAISAGMTMGIVNAGMIGVYDEIPEDLRERVEDVVLNRRPDATERLIEVANQFRAGAKKEESNLEWRNDPVHKRLAHAMIHGQTGWITEDTDEVLQEILQKGGQPIQVIEGPLMDGMNAVGDLFGQGKMFLPQVVKSARVMKEAVAHLVPYIEEEKQRSGDTASKGKILIATVKGDVHDIGKNIVAVVLQCNNFEVENMGVMVPCAEILAKAKEVQADIIGLSGLITPSLDEMAYVASEMQRDEYFRSRKIPLLIGGATTSRVHTAVKIALNYDGPVIYVPDASRTVTVAQALLGAETRGTYLEELKADYDRVRRLHAEKKPLDLIPLEAARKNKARPSFMGDHTPVRPRYIGQRLLKNVDLATIAQYIDWGPFFHVWDLHGGYPAILSDPVHGETAGKVFSDAQDMLKKLIEGQWLTAHASLALMPANSINDDDIAVYTDDSRTEVAFTWYGVRQQTERPVVDGVKRPNQCMADFIAPKESGIADYIGLFAITTGLGIEKQLERFDKALDDYSNIMLKALADRLVEALSEYLHELVRKDLWGYAPNEQRSPEELRREAYQGIRPAPGYPACPEHTVKTDIFRILKCEQIGMTLTESWAMLPASSISGFYLAHPDAHYFSVGRIDSDQAIDMAERRRIGIEDVASMLSPIL; translated from the coding sequence ATGATCTCATCAGTTGAAGCACAACTTCGTGAAATCCTTTCAAAAAGAATCCTGATTCTGGATGGTGCCATGGGCACCATGATCCAGCGATATGGCCTGACAGAAGAAGATTACCGCGGTGGCGCGGGCGGACGCTTTGCCGATTTTTCCGCACCGCCCTCTGCCGGAACCCGGGAGCTTTTTGTCAAAGGAAACAATGAGCTGCTTTCACTGACCCAGCCGCACATCATCAGGGCCATCCATGAAGAATACCTGGCGGCAGGCGCGGATGTCATTGAAACCAATACGTTCGGTGCAACTTCTGTTGCCCAGGACGACTATCATATGGCGCATCTCGCTTATGAGATGAATGTTGAATCCGCAAAAATCGCACGTGAAGCCTGCGAAAAATTTTCCACGCCGGAAAATCCCCGTTTCGCGGCCGGCTCCATCGGGCCAACGCCAAAGACCGCATCTATTTCACCTGATGTTAATGATCCGGGCGCACGCAACATCGATTTTGACCAGTTGGTAGCAGCCTACACCGAGCAGGTCCGGGGACTGGTCGAGGGCGGCGTGGATCTGCTGCTCGTTGAAACCGTGTTTGATACCCTTAACTGCAAGGCAGCGCTTTTTGCCATCAACACCTACTTTGAGGAAAATGGCGGCAAACTGCCGATCATGATTTCCGGGACGGTAACCGATGCCTCGGGACGCATTCTTTCCGGCCAGACCGTCACCGCTTTCTGGTATTCGGTTCGTCATGCCAAACCGCTGACCATCGGATTGAACTGTGCGCTTGGTGCGGCATTGATGCGTCCGTATGTGGAAGAAATTTCCCGGATTGCCGATGCCTACACCTGCATTTATCCGAATGCCGGCCTGCCAAATCCGATGAGTGAAACCGGATTTGACGAACTGCCGGCCGATACCTCGGCGCTTCTGAAAGAATTTGCCGGCAGTGGGCTGGTCAATATTGTTGGTGGCTGCTGTGGCACAACACCCGACCATATCCAGGCCATTGCACAGGCGGTTCGCGATTTTCCGCCCCGAGCGATGCCGGATGTCCCGCCAGCGATGCGTCTTTCCGGACTGGAACCCTTTGTCATCGATGATGATTCGCTTTTCGTCAATGTGGGGGAGCGCACCAATGTCACCGGTTCGAAGGCCTTTTCACGCCTGATACAGAACGCCGATTACGCCCAGGCGCTCACGGTTGCCCGCCAGCAGGTGGAAAACGGGGCCCAGGTCATCGATATCAATATGGATGAAGCCATGCTGGATTCGGTGGCTGAAATGAAACGCTTCTTGAACCTTATTGCGTCAGAGCCGGATATTGCCCGTATCCCTGTTATGCTGGACTCTTCCCGCTGGGAGGTGATTGAAGCCGGCCTGAAATGCCTGCAGGGCAAAGCCATTGTCAATTCGATCTCGCTGAAAGAAGGCGAAGCCGAATTTCTCCGGCAGGCCCGGCTGTGTCGCCGGTACGGTGCCGCAGCCATTATCATGGCCTTTGATGAACAGGGCCAGGCGGATACGTTTGAACGAAAAATCGACATCTGCCAGCGAGCCTATCACCTGCTGGTCACGCAGGTTGATTTTCCGCCTGAAGACATTATTTTTGACCCGAATATTTTTGCTGTTGCAACCGGCATAGAGGATCACAACAACTATGCGGTGGATTTCATCGAGGCAACCCGGTGGATTCGCAACAATCTGCCCGGTGCAAAGATCAGTGGCGGTGTCTCCAACGTCAGCTTCAGCCTGCGCGGCAATGATGCCGCCCGTGAAGCCATTCACACGGTCTTTCTTTACCATGCCATTTCTGCCGGCATGACCATGGGCATCGTCAATGCCGGCATGATTGGCGTCTATGACGAAATACCGGAAGACTTGCGCGAACGCGTGGAAGATGTCGTGCTTAATCGCCGCCCGGATGCGACAGAGCGCTTGATCGAGGTTGCCAACCAGTTCCGTGCCGGTGCAAAAAAAGAAGAAAGCAACCTCGAATGGCGAAATGATCCTGTCCACAAACGCCTGGCACATGCCATGATACATGGACAGACAGGCTGGATCACCGAAGATACTGATGAAGTGTTACAGGAAATCCTGCAAAAGGGCGGACAACCGATCCAGGTCATCGAAGGCCCGCTGATGGATGGCATGAATGCCGTTGGTGACCTCTTCGGGCAGGGAAAAATGTTTTTGCCCCAGGTAGTGAAATCTGCCCGTGTCATGAAAGAAGCGGTCGCCCATCTGGTTCCCTACATCGAAGAAGAAAAACAACGTTCAGGGGACACGGCCTCGAAAGGCAAAATCCTCATTGCAACGGTAAAAGGCGATGTGCATGACATCGGCAAGAATATTGTTGCCGTGGTCCTCCAGTGCAATAATTTTGAAGTGGAAAACATGGGTGTCATGGTTCCCTGCGCAGAAATCCTGGCCAAGGCAAAAGAAGTGCAGGCTGATATTATCGGTCTTTCCGGCCTGATTACACCGTCACTGGATGAAATGGCCTATGTCGCCAGCGAAATGCAGCGGGACGAGTATTTCCGCTCACGAAAGATACCGCTTCTGATTGGCGGTGCAACGACCAGCCGGGTGCATACCGCTGTCAAAATTGCGCTTAATTATGATGGACCGGTTATTTATGTACCGGATGCCTCCCGTACCGTTACCGTTGCCCAGGCACTTTTAGGCGCGGAAACCCGGGGAACATATCTCGAGGAACTCAAGGCTGACTATGACCGGGTCAGACGCCTTCATGCCGAGAAAAAACCGCTTGATCTGATCCCGCTTGAAGCGGCACGAAAAAACAAGGCGCGGCCTTCCTTTATGGGGGACCATACTCCTGTCCGCCCTCGTTACATTGGTCAGCGGCTCCTGAAAAATGTTGACCTGGCTACCATTGCCCAATACATCGACTGGGGCCCCTTCTTCCATGTCTGGGACCTGCACGGCGGTTATCCGGCGATCCTGAGTGATCCGGTTCATGGCGAAACCGCCGGCAAGGTTTTTTCAGACGCACAGGACATGCTGAAAAAGCTGATTGAAGGCCAATGGCTGACAGCGCATGCCTCCCTTGCCCTTATGCCGGCAAACAGCATAAACGATGATGACATCGCGGTGTATACGGATGACTCACGCACCGAAGTGGCTTTCACCTGGTATGGTGTCCGTCAACAGACAGAACGTCCCGTGGTTGATGGTGTTAAACGCCCCAACCAGTGCATGGCCGATTTCATTGCACCGAAAGAAAGCGGCATTGCCGACTATATTGGCCTGTTTGCCATTACAACAGGCCTTGGCATAGAAAAGCAGCTGGAACGCTTTGACAAGGCCCTTGATGACTACAGTAACATCATGTTGAAGGCGCTGGCAGACCGGCTGGTTGAGGCGCTATCCGAATACCTGCATGAACTGGTCCGCAAGGATCTGTGGGGTTATGCACCAAATGAACAGCGTTCCCCCGAAGAATTGCGGCGCGAAGCCTACCAGGGAATTCGCCCGGCACCGGGATACCCGGCCTGTCCGGAACATACGGTCAAAACCGATATTTTCCGCATACTGAAATGTGAGCAGATCGGCATGACACTGACCGAATCCTGGGCCATGCTACCTGCGTCATCGATTTCGGGTTTTTACCTTGCCCACCCAGATGCGCATTATTTCAGTGTCGGGCGGATAGACAGCGATCAGGCGATCGATATGGCCGAACGGCGCCGGATTGGCATTGAGGACGTTGCATCCATGCTCTCCCCGATTCTTTGA